A window of Anabas testudineus chromosome 7, fAnaTes1.2, whole genome shotgun sequence genomic DNA:
tagtacAGGGCCAGAAAATCCTTCCCATTTTTCTAGTCTGTCAAGAAAAGTTTCTAATATAAGTAAACCGGATACCATTCCCTtgagattttattatttatttattattttagataaCTAAATAACTTATTAATATCAAGGATAGTATCTGGTTCATTTGATCAAACCTGATGTCTTGTCCTTCAAAGTTTGAATGAATATAGAATTTTGCCATAATttaacagtgattttttttttttagacttcAGCACTATTGCACTGGTGTCACTAGCCTACACTAACCTACCGAAATAAACATTGCCCCAgtgtttattgtaattaattattacataGATAACTGAACAGCAATTCATAGCAACTGGCTGCAGGGGCTGTTTATTCCAGTAGACCAATAACCATTACTGAAAAAGCAGTGTAATGATGAATGAATTAACGATATTCACAAACATTGAAGGATGAGACATCAACCAGTACATTTAATCAGAACTGCtccagataacttcagacacttcagaatatttaaattgcattttaattcaaatcattgtatttactgtatataatgttaaatcacaatataaattatttgagctttctaaaacagatagtgccagaaataacagaacccctgctgacaatcataaattcttcactcagctgtgggtatgtcccaaagtgtttatttattaagtgttattaaaccgctaatcaagaaacctgatctcgacccttgtcagctgtcaaattacaggccgatatcaaacctcccctttatctcaaagattctcgaaaagatagtagcggggcagctatcctcgtatcttcatagaaataacatacacgaactctatcagtcaggatttaggcctcatcacagcacagagacagtacttgttaaagtagtaaatgacctcctattggcctctgatcagggtagcgtctctatgcttgtgctacttgACCTCaatgcagcttttgacaccattgaccatagtattctccttcacagactagaaaatgttgttggaattaagggaacggccctctcctggcttaggtcctatttgactgatcgttatcagtatgtagatctaaatggcgattactccacatgctctccagtggagtttggtgttccacatggctcagttttaggcccattgcttttttccctctacatgcttcctctgggcaacattatctgTAAGCttggtattaactttcattgttatgctggcgacacacagttatatgtttcatcaaaaccagatgagatcaaacagcttaataaagttgagcaatgtgtaaaggatataagagactggatgctaattaacttccttctgcttaatcctgataagacagaagtactagttataggatcacctgcagctaaaagcaagatgttagatcacactgtaactctagatagcctttctgttacatctagtgcaatagtaaaagaccttggtgtgattctagattccagtcttttatttgaagctcatgtagataatgtcaccaggacagctttctttcacctcagaaatattgccaagataaggaatattttgtcactaaatgatgcagaaaaattagcccatgctttcatcacctctaggttggattactgtaatgccttactgtctggctgttcaaccaggtgcataaacaagcttcagttagttcagaatgcagcagagagagtcctcactagaaccagaagacaCGAGCAgatcacgcctatcttatctacacttcattggctccaCGTGAAATTTCGCAAATTTcgaaaacctatttatttagtcaagcatttttgtaaatagatttgggaaggactcatggacgtagagcattatggtgaactggtatgttcAGATGATGTCctcccaactctcactgatcactcaggtttgttgatggtgaagtgatcgGTTGttctacatcccagtgagccctcatgtctttgtttccttatggcccacccttttagttagaCTGCCATAATTAGttctgccggagtccctgctgcactacactaaatatacattcacctcaaactttatctgactgtgaatacaactaactgcaatctctcctcttctctctctttctctacctctctatttccctcttcctgtctctctgtcgagctacacatcattccaccctttgccctctggacctgtctaactgatgtactgttctttggttgtgtaaagctgctttgtgtgtTGTGAATACTATTACTTCCCTGAAAAACAGGGTAGTGAATCAgtgagtcttccatgcacaccaAAGTTCACtgggttctgtgcttggaccgattctttttactttatACAGTGGCTTACAAAATGTTTCATACCCtttgaacttttccacattttctcacattatgaccacaaacataaatatattttatctgaatgttatgtgaaaagccaacacaaagtggcatacaattgtgaagttgtgagttcatttttttttacaaataaaaaactgaaaagtgcagtgtgcaaaagtattcaaCCCCCCTGAGCCAATACTTTGTGGAACCCCCTTttgctgcaattacagctgcaagtcttttggggtatgtctccaccagctttgcACATCTAGAGACTGaacagtaccagactttactaaacctacagataagattcactacagtagatgtttatgtgaaaatgctgttgacaaatttaaggaactgattccatcttttatttcagagccatgtaccaacacagaggaaggcagttatttcaatgttactccagcacaattggactatcttgttaatagtactggtgcttcacttggaacaatacttgatactgttgctcctctgaaaaagaaactagtgagtcagaggaagttagttccatggtacaattcacaaatccgtagcttaaagcagaaatcacgtaagctggaaaggaggtggcgttccaccaatttagatgaatattgcctagcctggaaagatagtttaataatatataaaaaagccctgcgtaaagctagaacttcatattactcctcattaatagaggcaaataagaacaaccctaggtttcttttcagcactgtagccaggctgacaaagcgtcatagctcggttgaccctagtattccctcaactctcagcagcaatgacttcatgaatttctttacaaataaaatcataactattagagaaaaaattgatcagatcatccctgcatatagcatggattgtacaacaactctagatccacgctcgtacttagactgcttcctccctgtagatcattctgaattaatttcagtaattaattcctctaaaccatcaacatgtgtcttagatcccatcccaactagactcctcaaggatgtcttacctttgatcagcacgtccatattagatcagatcaatctgtctttacaaataggctacgtaccacaggcttttaaggttgctgtagtcaagcccctactcaaaaagcctactctggactcaggggtcttagcaaattatagaccaatatccaatctgccctttatctctaaaatccttgaaaagatagtttctaagcaattgtacaaccacctacgtagcaataacttgtatgaagatttccagtcaggatttagagtacatcatatCATTtacagcactggtaaaggtcactaatgatcttctattagcatcagacaatggtctactctctatactcgtcttgttagatcttagtgctgcattcgacactatagatcacaacattttattacacagactggaacatgtcattggaatcaaaggaacagcactagagtggtttcaatcgtatctatcggatagatttcagtttgtacacgttaatgatgagtcttccatgcacagcaaagtcagctatggagttccacagggatctgtgcttggaccgattcttttcacgttatatatgtcccctttaggcaatattattaggaaacactctataaatttccattgttatgcagatgatacccagctatatttatctatgaaaccaggagaaactaatcaattagtcaaacttcaggaatgcttaaaagacataaaggcctggatgacctccaatttccttctcttaaatccggacaagaaagacagaggttatactgtttgggcctaaaaatctcagagacactatgtctaaacacattctcaccattgatgacttagttctggcctcaagtaatactgtaagaaacctcggagttatctttgatcaggatatctccttcacttcatacataaaagaaatctctagaactgccttttttcacctaagaaacattgctaaaattaggagcatcctgtcccaaagtgatgctgaaaaactagtccatgcatttgttacttccagactggactattgtaattaattattaataggatgtcccaataactcattaaagagcctccagttaatccaaaatgctgcagccagagttctgactggaattagcaagagagatcatatttctccaacgttagcttctctccattggctccctgttaaatccagaattgaatttaaaattcttctcctaacttataaatcccttaataatcaggctccatcttatcttaaagacctcatagttccttatcttccaagcagaactctccgttctcagactgcaggtttacttgtggttcctagagtttccaaatgtagaataggaggcagagcctttagctaccaagcccctctcctgtggaaccagctcccagttcaggttcgggaggcagacactgtctctacatttaagactagacttaaaactttccttttttataaagcttatagttagagatggatcaggtgactctgaaccatctcttagttatgctgatataggttattctgctgggggacctctactgataaactgagctcctctcctctctcctttctcctgtatcaatgcaaatgccaccattgcatgtcattaactttgtgtcttctctctcttttagttgtgtttcctcctctctgtctccctctctctgtacttttctgcaggtatcctcggcctggagctgtacatctccagaatccagttcatctgcccaatgttcttgatgcttgttgttgtctttattgcttgttgttgtctttattgcctgctgttcttttctctcttctctttccactcaccccaaccggtcgaggcagatggccgcccactatgagcctggttctgctggaggtttcttcctctaaagggagtttttcctctccactgttgcctaaagcttgctcaaatgggattgttgggttttctctaatattttgtataaatattttctgtaaggtcttaaaccttatactgtaaagtgccttgagataacttctgttgtaaattggcgctatacaaataaaattgaattgaattgaattgaattgaaatctTTGCCTATTCTTCcttgcaaaacaattcaagTTGAGTCAGATTATATGGAGAGCGTATGTGAACTGCAGTTTTCAGGTCTTGCCACAGATTTTCGTTTGGATTGAAGTCTGGACTTTGACTGGGCCATTCCAACACATGaatatgtttcattttaaaccatTCCATTGTAGCCTTGGCTTTATGTTTAGGGTCGTTGACCTGTTGGAAGGTGAATCTCCGCCCCAGTCTCAAGTGTTTTGCAGACTCCAACAGGTTTTCCTCTAAGATTGCCCTGTATTTGGCtccatccatcttcccatcaactATGACCAGCTTCCCTGTCCCTGCTGAAGAGAAGCAGCCccagagcatgatgctgccaccaccatgtttaaAAGTGGGTATGGTGTGTTCAGAATGAACGTAATGCAGTGTTACTTTTCCGCCACACATAGCGTCTTCTTCCACACGTTTGCTGGGTCACTCAGATGGCTTCTGGCAAACTGCAAACAGGACTTCTTGTGGTTTTCTCTAGAATTGCCTTCTTCCACCTTAGCAATATTGTTAGCATTGATGTTTTTTTAGGATCAAATTGATGTGActaaaaaactagtccatgcatttgttacttccagattAGACTATtgttccttattaataggatgtcccaataactcattaaaaaacctccagttaatccaaaatgctgcagctgagttctgactggaattagtaagagagatcatatttctcctacgttagcttctctccattggctccccGTAAAATTCAAAAtagtttaaaacactaaataatcagtctccatcttatcttaaagacctcatagtcCCATATTTctcaagcagaactctacgtacttttctgcaggtatcctcagcccCGGgtctccagagtgcagttactggttctacggaactgctcagtgtttttgctgattgttgtttttgttgcctgctgttcttttctctcttctcttttcactcaccccaatcGGTCGTGGCAGATGGacgcccaccatgagcctggttctgtttgaggtttcttcctctaaagggaatttttcctctcaactgttgcctagtgcttattaaagtggggttgttggcttttctatataattctgattacagttatattttgtgagttcttaaaccttacactgtaaagtgccttgagatgacttctgtttaGATAGATTTAGcgttatataaataaaattgaaattgaaattgaatttcaCAAACTAGTCTTTGTATTAAGTTCTATAAGTTGCTGGTAATACAGTGTTCTGTCTGTTAAAtgtactttacatttttaatacactAGCTCACAAAATGAAGGATGCTTAAAACAATTAAGTGTAATATGAAAAACTGTGGATACCAATACTTTGCTTACCACTCTTAGAAGATTTAAGCACATGCCATGTCCTGGAAATAAGTTTTATACAGGGGTGGAATCCCTAGAAGTTGGGGTGCAGGCAGGAGATTCCCTGTTAAGCCCTCAGACATAGAGTATGCGTAACATTGCTTCCTTCATCTGTATGTTAATGTGACGGTATTCTGTCATTCTGAGATTGATCACTTTTTGGATAATGTTCCTGACAGTTTCATTCACACATACTGAACTGTGTGATAGGgagaaacacacagtactgGCTATATTTATTGTTATACGCAAGATTTTTTCAGGTTCAATATGAGCCTAAGTTTCAATAATCAATTCTGTCTGTTtaactaaaaatattaataacagactggctatttgtatttttaagtgCAATAAATTAATTGATACATTCAGTCTGCAGAGTTTTTAATTTCAAGTTAATTATCAGATTATTGAAGATGTGTCTGTCACAGGCAGCATACACTCACCAACACTGTTGAACATCCAGGGAAAGGACATTGAGATTGTAGACTATTGCAGATACCTGGGTGTTCACatgaacaacaaactggactggacaaatAACACAGATACACTTTGTAGGAAAGGCCTGAGAAAAGTCTTTTTGCTGTGGAGAGTAAAGTCTTCTAAAGGGAAGGGAGCACTTTTGAAAACCGTCTTTAACTCTGTGGTGTTCCTCCATCTTTTATGGAGTAGTCTGCTGGTACATCAGCATCTCTACTGCAGACAAGAAGAGACGGGACAAGCTGATCAAGAAGGCCAGCTCAGTCCTGGGGACGCAAGGGGATGCCAGGACTGaaccctttttttgtttgtttgtttgtttggtttggtttgtttgtttgttttctttcctatttATAACTAGGGTTATTACTACTGTTTCAGTACTTTCTTCTGCTGTAATATATTACTCATTTGACATGAAGTCTcatctacatatatatacaaaaataattgtCTTAATAATAGTCCTCTCAACCCTTCCATCCACTTTGGacaatttctttctttccattgtctttcttttattaGTCTTATCCCTCTTTTGTTGCCatgttaaaacagaaaagggaCTGTTTAGGGTGTTTTAGTTCTGTACTGTATCGGCCATATGTGTACTACTAACACAGTTCAGCAGGTGGCGACAGAGACACCCAGAAGGACATACATTCGTTTCCGGGTCAGCGGCTCTTTCTTTCCTGTCGGCCATTTGTCGTACACGgtaggtttcttttcagctctcgcctttaaaatggtaaaatatcAGCCTGTATCCTCACATAGTGATATATTATGTGATattatgcaaatgtgtgtgattATGTTACCGGGGATACTTTTTGATGTTGTCCATCTAAAAACTTGTGTTAATAAACGCTTGTCCAATGTGTTGGCTGCCACATGCGGCCGTGTGTGCTCCGCATGCTAAGTGGTATGCTAAGTGGCTAACGATAACTGATATATTGTTACAATGTCTGTGGCCACCTGTCGATAAAGTGTTGTAATGTAAGCAATGTTGTAATGCTGTATCACGTCGCACCTAATAGAAACGCGACTGTTACACCTGAAATAACATTAGTTTATATATGTACGACTAGTGCCAACTGAGTCAACACGCTCACGGTAGCTAGTTAGCATCAGGAAAAACGCTCCTCTCATGTGTACCTTCTGTGAATTCATCTCTCCTAGATTTGTAGGCGACTACTTGACCCATCCTAAACTAACACAATGCAGAACGACGCTGGTGAATTTGTGGACCTCTACGTCCCACGTAAATGGTGAGTGTTCCACTAGCTATAGGTGAGCGCAGGAGTAGAGTATGAGGGAACGGAAGAGTATCTGTTAGAAAAAGATCATAGAAAGTATATTCACTGACACTTAGTTGGGTTCTTGTCGTTTGTGAGGCAGCAGCATTTGTTCTTAAAATTCAGTTAATTGAGATATGGGTGGTCCGTTGATCTGATGTTGAAGTAAGCTGATCAGTATTAATGAAACAGTAGAAGCAGTCCTTATCAAGTGGCgcagcatgtactgtacatcctAGTTGAAGTATTCTTCATCTCACTCATGCAAATAAATCCTAGGATCAAAACAATCTCAAGATGCATGGATTTAGAATTTAAAACCATTGAAACCCATGTGATAGTGTGAAGGACATGGTGTCTGCAAGGTAGTATTCGGAAGTAATCTGTCAAATTAAGGCAGTAATGTTGGTGAATTAGGAAGAAAATGGTCAAAAGTGATATTTGATTCTAAAATACATGAACTCACACTATTGAACTCAAATACTCTctccttgtttttgtgttatttatttatgtgtgtgtggcagctcTGCTAGCAACAGAATCATTGGAGCCAAGGACCATGCCTCCATCCAGATCAACATTgctgaggtaaaaaaaagaaaaacccaaaaacaacacattaatatAATCACATTTAGAATAGTATAGAATCAGTGTGTCCTTCCCCAATGTCTTTTGGACATACTGTGGTAATTATTAGTGTTGCTAGTGTTTCACATGATGCTAATATAGTGGCACAAAAAAGTATGTCAATCTTTtgggatttcatggttttctgcattaatttgtcataaaatgtgatctgatcttcatctaagtcaagactattaaaAGATGTGTTGTGCTTAAAATAATGTGCCTGATCCTTCACGTCTcgtagtgctagtggaaaaagtatgtgtatgaccagcacattgttcaggaggaatttttcttttacatgccTCCTGCAGAACTACGTTAGCTCTGTCAAATTCTTAGGACCTCTCGTGTGAAAGACTCTCCTTAAATTATTCCATAGCGTCTttattggattgaggtctgggctctgtcttggccactccaaaaggtggattttatttGTCTGAAGCTAtgagttgtgtgttttgggtcattgtcctgttgcctcacccaacttctacagagtttcagctgacatacaagCATtgtcacattatgctgaagaattttttgataccCACCCCCAAATCACTACAagttggccaggccctgatgcagcaaagcaggctaAAATCATGATGTatcctccaccatactttatgattgaTCTGATGTTTTTATGTGGAGTGTTTGTGTGGTCGTGGGCCAACGTCAGACGTGCAGCAATCTTCCTTTTAGTAAGCGTTCGTTGTGCCCTTGGGGTCATTTGCACAAGTGTCAGTCAAAGTaactctagtccacacctctaAACTAATTTTCAAGCAAGCAAACAAGACGAGTTACACTAAAATTTAGTATGGTACTGTGGTCTGCTGACTCTAACAAATTTAGTCAGTTTACCTATCAGCACTTTCACGGTGTCCCTGcatgggattttttttattcacattactGAAAATGCTATTATTAGTGCAGTGTAACAGATTTTAGAACAATGTTTGGAGCTCATGTTCCAGTAGCTTGATGATCATCTAAATCTTGTCCTCAATGTATACCCTCACAGAAAATCTTAATGTGAAACACCTGGATGTCATGTCCAGAATGCAGTAAATGCAGATAGGTTTTAAAAGTCTACACTGAAAAACCACGCAGCACAGGAACATTATAATCACTGTGGTGGATGTGGACAGCTACATCATGTTTCAGGGGAATTTTAATAGCAGTCAGGAATGATCATGAATCAGTAGAtgtccaaaacaaaacatttagtataaataaaaatggtttaatttaGCTGCAAccttattttagttttttacatgCAGCCattgtttttcatctgtttgctttgttttgtgcaggTCGACAAGGTGACTGGTCGCTTCAATGGTCAGTTCAAGACCTATGCCATCTGTGGAGCCATTCGCAGGATGGTACGTTTCTGATGCTGCATTATTTTACTCACTGTGGTACGATTGAGGTTCTGATGTTAACAGGGAGAGTGTTGGTAGAGCAGGCTTTGGAGCTTAGCTGAAAACTGGAAACCTGCCTATATTAGATGTGGTGTTGATACTTAAAAAACTGTTGTCTGAGCATATTGTTATCCTTTTACAGGGAGAGTCTGACGACTCCATCCTGAGGCTGGCAAAGAATGACACCGTTGTTGCAAAGTAAGAACCTGACGTCACATTCCATCAGATGTATCAGTGCATTTAGTTTCAGTAACTGGGTTgtaagttttattaaaaattcaAGAGAAGAAGCCACACACAAGCAGTAAACAGTCAGTAGGAGAGTACTGGGGTGCAATCAGTGTAGAATATTTAAAGTGGGGTATCTTTGGGTCTAGTCCTAAACAATACATGTGAAACTAATGTCTTCTTCCCTGTTGTTTCACAGGAACTTCTGATGCTGAAGCTGTGGaaactttgtaaaataaaatggaataaaaaaacaactgttgtcatttttgtaatttcttaATGATTAAGAGTAAGATTCAGGTGTCAGACGAACTTTAAGTTCATCATTCAGTGAACGGTCTTAATAACAGGAAGGAGAGTGAAAACGGCTCAGTGGAAGCTTACgtgtctttaaataaacagtaacaaTTACCAAATCAAATACATGACTACCTTAATGACGACAGGGACATGTCCAGCTCCTCTTTAGCAAAGGCACAATCaagatcctttctgcctgtggccatcaaGCTGTACAACTCCTTCAGGGTTAGTGGTTGCCTGTAAAGAATTTAGGACCGAAAAGATATATCTCTGAACCTAGACCAGAGTTTACGTTAACCTGTAACAGATGAAAATGTAACGCTAGTCTTATCTCTTGGCAGTAGCAAGTGCAAGAGTATGTATAGGTGTACAGACGTGTGTATCTctgtttacatactgtatttatatggaATCCGTGCTCTAACCTCCACTGCTTTATTTGCTGGTAAATCTGCCATTTAAACTGTTACGAGTCAGAACA
This region includes:
- the rps21 gene encoding 40S ribosomal protein S21, which encodes MQNDAGEFVDLYVPRKCSASNRIIGAKDHASIQINIAEVDKVTGRFNGQFKTYAICGAIRRMGESDDSILRLAKNDTVVAKNF